The following nucleotide sequence is from Centropristis striata isolate RG_2023a ecotype Rhode Island chromosome 7, C.striata_1.0, whole genome shotgun sequence.
tttgtgccacaaaaaaatcactcaaaacgtcatttcctggcccttttccatgtggaaaaaatatattcctaccgATAGGTGagaaaaccttcatttttggtAGTTTCATaaacttagactgttcaagacattcatttcagtggGTTGTTGGTTCAGGCAAcattcagttaaaaaatgtccttttataatgtttttaaatttaaaatgttatgtattgtaccctgttgaagctactgaatcttgtacacatatttatgaaataaattatgttaaaattaattttaaaaactttctttttcacttgtgcaccgttatggtacaatgttgcctacgggcaacaaaccccaaaaacttacaaaaaaaaaaatgtaaaaaagaattataacatttcttcagattatctTTATTTGGTCtatttcaagacaaaaaaaatgtttttttcataatgtgtaccataaagggttaaatgatcATTAATGGGTACAATAGGctagggattcccaaagtgtggtgcgtggacccccaggggtgcactagctgctgctagggggtgcgtgagatgaaaaatctaatggtggtctgataattacacagggttgtgttttagctccacgctcattcaaacttgctgcaatttttgttctacgcggctcaaaatattataacattttcccaacttatctgctttctgtctctgatcctgagcctgtcatcatcctctttgctcttaaaagtggaagcttgtgcaaaactttgttgcattttattgaaactgtgtttcagattaattcaaatgtgacCACATTGTTGTGATCGTGATTCTTTTATTATATgagtgttctggtcatttgagcatgaattaacatgccgcctttaatatggctataaaaaagcttattgcattttgggtttttttgaaggtgttggggattgggggtgcgtcaacctggttgggacatagaagggggtgcacggctaaaaaggtttgggaaccgctgccatagagggttaaatgatcatttttatCCTTATTATCTTTATACTTCAGATCGATCCCtctctggaggaggagaaaggctGCAGTTTGTCTCAGCCCAGCATCCAGCTGCAGTGTGCCGAGGACTGGACCAGTAACCGAGGAGACAACTGCTGCAGCCCGGGCCAGGACGCCCTGCCTCCCCCGTCATCCTTACCCTCCCGCTCTCCTTCCCCCTCTCCTCCGTCCAGACGTGAGGAGGCCGTACGCTCCTCGTTAACCCTGCAGAGCGGCGAGGCGTGTGTAGCACCCATCCACCACAGCCTCAGCATCTCCCACGGCAACCCTCCCCTGCTCCTCTCCCACCACGTCTCCTTGGGCCTCACTACGGTGGCGGTGGATGTCCATTTTTACCCAGCAGCCACTGCATCGATGGCAGTAGGTTCTAACACTCATATCAACTCAGTCTCGACATCAACGTCAGTGTTCAGTCCCCCGCTAGTCACCAGTCAGGAGAACGACCAATCCACTGCCAGGTTTCACCAGAGTAAGTAGCTCAAAGTAAGGCAGAAAGTCCAAGACATCCTCATATTATAATTgtaattcctttttttatatagtaCCTTTGAAAGTGCTTTGACATAACTCAAAAAGCATTGTAACAATAGAAGGCAAAGTTAAGACAAAATCAAGAGAAATGTAAGGTAATGAAGAGAAGACAGGTGAAACACAGGGACAACAtggctataaaaataaatatacaatttaaaaaaaaatatttaaaattatgaaAAGTATCCCAAAGACGACTTCAGATGAAAAACACCAACCCGAGTTCATTATAAGGCATcaaggaggaaaaaagagggATTTAGGATGCGAACTACAACAGGATTAGAAgttgcaaaatgtattattttactttatgaattacattttctatttacattttttttcttaattaattatattttagagttttacaggaggagaaaagagggaTTTAGGATGAGAACTAGAACAGGATTAGAACTtggaaaatgtgttattttattttatcaattacattttttattttatttctttttttgtcatttgattatattttgtaattttacaggAGGAGAATATAGGGATTTAGGATGAGAACTAGAACAGGATTAGAActgagaaaatgtattattttattttattaatacatttttttattttaattcttttttttcttattaagttatattttataatttttcaggaggagaaaaaaggaatTTACAAGTGATTTTCAATATTTCATACTGCGGAAGTTGaacaggattttttattttaaagtgtatttAGAGGAGATGGAGCCTGAAGGCAATTAGTTTATCTTGGCATAAAGACTGGAGGCAGAAGAAAACAGTTAGCCTGGCTCTTGAAGTTTAACTcaccttaaaataaaaaatatatcttctatatctttgtttaaacagaaatgtaaaaacagtcCATTTGTGGCTTCAGAGGGAGTTGTAACGTAACAATTTCTTGCAGAATCAGCATCTCAAAAGCATTTGTCAACAAGAGATTTGATTGAATTGCAAAATTCGCcataaaataactatttattctgttttctacaGTTCTGTAGTTAACACATGGACATGAGAGATATTGGTCTTCTCATGTAACTCGAATGTGCAtctttcccaaaatgttgaacttttccttcaaaaagtgaaactatGGTACTATGGAGTGACATATTCTGTATTAGCATCCACACCTTTCTGTGAATGTTTCCTTTATAGCTTTAGCCCAGCACCTTCTGTACCTGTTACATTCATTAAAGTCACAGTTTGACTGGAGTACAGGCTACTTTTGAATACAActacttgtttttatttcttcagttactttatttcactattgaaaatgaaagagaaaatgtACACGTGtagtatacatttttattattagttgtaTATGAATCACATGTTTCATTCTGGTGCATTTGTGTTAGTGGTTATGGTTTAGTTCAAGTGCAGTAATTCTTCAATGTGTGTTTAACATTATTAACTTCTTTAGTTAAACAGCCAAGGATACTTTACTTTGTCACAAattactgatttttttgttctgtttcagTGACCTGCTCATTGTCTCATATCAAGCTACTTGACTGTTAACACCTTTTTGAAACCAAAGGAGGGTAAGAGGGGCTGTATCAATAAACATTTAGACAATACAACCAAAGTTTTTAGtggtatttttgcatttaactCACACGTTGCCTGTGAACCTTATTTACATAAAGTTTGTCTTCAAGTTGTTGCACCTCAGCAAAACATTTGACCATAACCCAACCTTATCACACCATATCCTGTTACATCAGGATTATGATTTTCTTTATTAGTGCCACAACGGGGGCAATTTCAAGAATTACAGcacaaagtggatagcaaaaaacaataaatagtaaacagcagtataaactagaaatataagaggtATTAgcaataaacaagtaaaaaaatataaagtattaacaatttacagtattaacaagtagaaatataaaaagtattaacaatatCAACAATGACTACATTTACATGTCTAAGAAGtgcacaacatatttttttatttattacataatgtattataattgcttagatttttttagttattagcttatttattaagtttaaaactaacaaacaactTTCATATTTAAAGGAGAATGTTCTTCTTCAGATTGAGGTTAAATTTGAAAGGTTGTGTATCTTATTCTAGGGGCCTTGCCACTCCAAATGAATCGGGATATTGACTTATCCCATTCACTAAATTGGTTATCAGGGATTTGAATAGGTAAAGACTGAAATAAGTATAGTAATCTAGGCaaaatattagtttttattGTCCTTATTCTGTTACCAAATCAAGGGATGGAGAGGTCCATGTATTCAAATCCTCTTTTATCTTTGAGGTAATATGTTTATAGTTGTCAGTGTATAGTTGGGATATGTCTTTAGTTAGTGTCACACCAAAGTATTTAATAGACATAGAGTCCCAGTTAAActtgtattcatttttaaggTCCGATGTTGGAATAAAATTAAACACTAAAGCTTGTGTTTTATCAATGTTAAGGGTGTAGCCTGACATGGCACCATACATCTGCAGCAAGTCCATTAGTCTGGGAACCccagactctgggtttttaggctgtttttagactgtttttaggcgaaaatgcatattttgttcTCTGTACCCCTTATTGTGAAACCTTCTAGTCCTAAGTCCTGCCTTATTGCTTGAGCAAGCGGCTCGATGAATAGACTGAAGAGCCCTGGACTGGCCGGACAGCCCTGGTGGTAACCTCTATATAAGTGTTTGGTTTTAGACAGACTTCCATTAACTTTAATTCTGGCCAGAGGAGATGTGTACAACGCTTTAATACTTTTGATAAACATCTCGTGAAAACCAGATCTTTCCATAACATTATAAAGAAACTCCCACCCCACTCAATCAAACGCTTTTTGCGCATCCAAGCTGAGTAGGATAGCActgagtttttgtctttttatgtattcaaTTATGTGGAGAGTCTTCCTTATGCAGTCCTGAATAAACCCACACTGGTCTTCATCTATCAATAAGGGCATCATCTCCTCCATTCTTTTGGTTAAAATAGCTGCGTATATTTTATAATCCTGATTCAAAACACTAATGGGTCTATATGACCCACATTCTTTTAGATCCTTACCCTCTTTTGGGATTACTGAAATTGTTGCCTCCCTCCAAGAAGGGGGGTTACTCCCTCCCTAAATGTTTAGTTGGAGCTCTTATGTAACATAGGTAGTAATTGCTACATATACCAGTCTCCTAGGAATCTGTCGGTCCCTGGAGACTTGAAGGACTTCAAGGAGGAGATCGCCTTATCTATTTCTTCAATTGATATTTCCCATTAATTTGTCGTTGTGCAGTTTACCCAGTGTGGGCAAGTCCAACTGGTTCAGAAAGTCTTCAACCTTACAGGAATCAAATGATGCGGGCTGAGTATACAGAGActaataaaaatgttcaaatgctTTTTGTATCCCCTCTAGTTCAGgagcagggccggttattcctacaggccaccaaggcggctgcctagggcgccaaattggcagggggcgccccttgtggcgcccttaagcatacatctttgttttaacaacattgattaacgaaacattttttaaaatgcatgggCCATAAAACcttcattgaattaaatgaacatgccccagcccatatttcgaatgaaaatgtaatattatattatataaaatatgatatgtttttttatttatttattcgtattttcaattcagttgttgttggtaaagttccaaagtttctaaaaataaaaatgttctgagaccattaccttgcttgtagttcatgtatcaaatattagtgtacagcataatacatataacatagtgtacctatatcagaatgaatacatggaatggatgtggttcggggggggcgcaaaatctcaatatcgcctagggcagccaatgggctagaaccggccctgttCAGGAGTAATCTTTTTGGAAATAGGATCTCTTATTTTATATACTGCATTTGCAGATTGCTGTTTTCTCAGCCTCCAAGATAGCAGCTTGGAGGCTTTTGAGCCTGCCTCATAATATCTCTGTTTAGTGAATCTGAGCTTTTTCTCAATTTCTACACTATAGATCTCATCTATTTCCTGTTTAATTTGTCTCATCTGTAGGAGTAGTTGTGGGTCTTGACTTTTGCTATGTTGTTGTTCAAGATCCGAAAGCTGTTTTTGTAGATCAAGCAATCTTTGGGCCTTCATCTTTTTAACTAGAGCAGTTTCTGATATTATTTTACCCCGCAGGACTGCTTTGGCTGCGTCCCACAATATCACTGGATTCACGCTTCCATTGTCATTAACCTCTAAGTAGGCTTGTAATTCGTTTTTCATTCTCTCCTTAAACCCAGAATTATTTAACATACTTATATTCAATCTCCATGTTGTTGATTTTGGTCTACTGTCCTGATGTAGTTTTAAGTAAACAGTGGAGTGATCTGATAGATCTCTTGGATTTATCTCGCGctcaagtttgtttttttagtgggCGGTTTTTGTCAGTAAGGGGGCGAGCCTGGGCAGGCATGCCAATCACCATTGTACCGAATATGATTGGTTGAGCGACTTCGCTGATTTGACAGCAAGGTACGGCAGCTCCACTAGGACAAACGGGACAAATCTCACAGCCCTGAATGCCTGAATAACATGGATTGTGTTTTGGTGCTATATATTGCCTTGACTTGAaagtttgcaaaatgtcacacagagcAATGTACTTCAATATGCTTGTCTGAGCGCTGTCTTTTGTTTCCTCCATCGTTGACATTCATCTGATAAACCAGGATACAGATCCACATTATCTACCTGTATTTTCAAATACACCAtgcttatgaataaaaaataaccttatTACAATAATAGATTTAGATTAAGGGACACTATGTGTATCAGGCcttcagtttgtgtttctgttgtacGTCTAAAGTCTGATAATAGTCCTGTTGATGTCATCGTGATGTCAACAGGGTTAAATGGAGAGTCTGAACTACAAACTATGATGTATAGTTCGGAGGCTTAAGtgggaaaatatgtttttgtttgttttgacacaGAAGTGGTAATTGAGTGTTTAACAGTGAAAGTGTCATTGAGAGAGTAGCAGACAGGTGGCGTTCTTCACATCCTATTCCTTCaaacaaacaggttttttttacttgttgtaGAAGTGCTACTCCTTGATGTAAGTCAGAATAGTTATTATGGAATAATTTTGGTTCAATGCATGGGTCAACGATATTGCCTTGACCTTGGCACCCTCCCTGCTGTGGGTAGCAGGTGATCTTTGCTGGTTGGGTTTCCACGTAGCAAAGTAACCTATTAATAAATGTTATGAAActaaaatatacactaccggtcaaaagttttagaactccccaatttttccattttttattgaaattcaagtagttcaagtcaaatgaacagcttgaaagggtacaaaggtaagtggtgaactgccagaggtaaataaaaaaaggtaagcttaaccaaaactggaaaataatgtacatttcagaattatacaagtaggccttttttcagggaacaagaagtggattaacaacttaactctatggagtcttgggctattttgtccatttttttattcttttcatgtctttgtaagtcattttgtgtcttttggggtctttttttgtcattttgtgtattttttttggtaattttgtgtctttttttagttctttagttcaacataaaatgtgattttgaatctttttttattttcaaaacactataatgctcaataaagaatttttaatgttgcaaatgtgcattaatttcagagtacactgagacattaaactgcatcattttcaattaaattctggaaaagttggtgtgttctaaaacttttgaccagtagtgtacattaaataataacaaaacatatcaCTACTACCCTAGGGTACATATCACAACTACTATTTCATGTTATCTTAATCTAAACTGTTACAGGTCACTAATATGTGCTTACATTGTCAAAATGCTACAAGATGACAAAACtataaacagctaaaaaaaatgtttgtttgttggatAGTCTGTACTACAGACTatccaacaaacaaacatataagCTATTGCCTACATTGACACACTACAGACTCTGTAGTGTGTCAATGTAGGCAATAGCTTATATTTTTTCCTGCATGAATGCTCAAGCATGTATTGAGcaagtttaagtttttttttaaataatttaataaattatgtttataattTTCAGGGACAAATAGGCTAATTACATTTAGAATAtgagcaaaacatttttatcaaaataaaaagatcCAAGTTACAAAAATCAGAGCGTTTTATCAGATTAATGTCAACGATGGAGGAAACAAAAGACAGCGCTCAGACAAACAAATTGAAGTACATTgctctgtgtgacattttgcaaacttTCAAGTCAAGGCAATATATAGCACCAAATCACAACCCATGTTCTTCAGGCATTCAGGGCTGTGAGATTTGTCCCGTTTATCCTAGTGGAGTTGTCGTACCTTGCTGTCTAATCAGCGAAGTCGCTCAACCAATCATATTCGGTACAATGGTGATTGGCATGCCCGCCCCCTTACTGACAAAAACCGCCCACTAAAAAAACTCACTCGAGTGCGGGCAGGTGAAAGTGTCGCGAGCACAGTCTATGGTCGCGAGCGAGCAGAGGAGAGCGGACCCGCGCACGTGCAAAGCGTGTTTTCCTCCTCGCAGGCTGCTATATTGCTCTagggcagggattcccaaagtgtggtgcatgcacccctgggggtgcaccAGCTGCTGCTCGGGGGTGCGTgatatgaaaaatgtaatggcggtctgataattacacaattacattttttcccccacaataAAGACAATTTCACAGTGAGGTattagtacttaagtacatagtatgtatatatatatatttgtgtgtgtgtgtgtgtttaccttacCTCGGATGAACTGGTCCATAAAACATCAGCAAAATCTCGTATTCCattattgacttttttcattttttctgtgcAGAAGTGGTTGAATTTGTCAAGAAATTAAGAATGAGGAAATAAGTCATTTCATAACAGTATACTCCAAACTAAACTACTCTAAAAGTCAGAAAtacttcaaaataaacacaatattaGGTTATTCTGCCTATGTGGTTTATTGATTATACATTTTATGGTCTGTTTGTGACAAAATGCAGCAAACATGTCTGCcattttttcaagatggccgctaTTTCAGGAGAGAGGAATCATGTCGTGGGAGAGAataaaagtgagtaaaaaaacctaaaaatgtTTAGAACTTTGTtagggattaataaaaaatagcaataatcaCATTATGACTTTTAGCAAGAATGCAGCTtggacacatttataaaacacatttatatgccaggcacagcacacagaaataagaaGTATCAAAAGAAAGGACATACTGATAACGCTTTGCACATCGCCACATAATTTGAGggcaagcagataaaaaactgaagcactctttgtgctccaattcaaggccacgggcccaggggcccaggtggagattgATACTGAcgaacactagacaagatacaaTAGTGTGCTGTTAGCTTCTTTCCTCACAGGGCGGTGaccggaagctgaagcaccaagaggctaggactagcctgcgTGCCTACGTAATGGGCGggccgagtctaaaccatggtgctaCCCCAACagtttttgaccaatcagatagttgcacattcatattataaaactctgtgtaaaagtaagttaggcatccttttctgggaggtggttacagctaacagctttgcagcctgtgatttctcAACAGAGAAGGTCTATGTACATCATTTACTCgttcattattgtcttaaataaataggcaaaaggattttactctcctctcatctgttctgcaaaaaaacgaACTCTAACATCTTCAAATTAACTTTCTTCTGTTGATTCTTGTTTTTCAAACATCataattccaaccctcctcctttatccgggcttgggaccggcgaaagtgacccaaaagagacactctgGCGGAGTTATtggggtttttgtttttgttttttggggtgggggtgggatttttttttttttttttttgggtgggggggattttttttttttttgcttgagtttttttttttttggttttgaaaAAAGTTATGATCATCTGTAATTattgatgttgtgatgttgttgtagttattgttgttattgttgatgttgttcttggtgtttttttaatgtgttagtCTGCTGTTAAACTTCAGACTTACGGGAGAAACCGGAGAACCCCGGAGAAAACCCAAAAGTTatgatgatctgttgttattgatgttgtgatgttgttgtttgcaCATCACACAAGCCTCTTCACTGTCCAtttttcatcttaaaacctatttttattccttggcttttaaccactcatgagactctgctcttgtttttagtgttttatggtttgcttttattcattgttttttttttgtcttttaaaaagcaatgaatcatgtttatgtacagcactttgttgtggctgtagttgttttaaagtgctgtacaaataaagttgggtcgagttgagttgagttgggCCACAAAAGGCTCAGAAACTGCATGAAGCCTGGAGAAGTCGTCCTGTGCTTTCTGCAGAGACAGGAACAATCTGTGCTTTTCCTCCAATGTCTCCATCTGTACGGTCAAAGCTTCCTTGAGCTCGACACGATACTTCTCACTCCTGGTCCTTTGTTTTTCCAGAGCAGAGGTGAGCTGATCCactctctgctgcagctctgaggTTTTTGTCCTGTCCTGGTTCAAGGCATCTTCAGCTTCTGCCTGGCTTTTCTTGCTCTCTGACAGCTGATCTTTGAGCGCGTCTGCCATGCACTGGAGCTTCGTGATGGTGACCTGATTCTCAGAGATCACGTCATTGTTCTTGGACATCATCCCTTGGTGTTGCTCAGAGAGAGAGCTGTGTTTGGATGTTATGGTGCTGTAGTCTTTCTCCATAATGCTGAATTTAGCTTTGATGTCTGCATTCTCCTTCCTGAGAGTCTGCAGGTCGTACATCAGATCATCCATCTTGTCAAAGCGCTCCCTTTCACTTTCCAGTGTTGACTTGAGGAATTTTTCAGAGGTCTGGCTCTTTTCCAAAGCCAGAGTCTCTTCAGAGAGCTCGTCCTCCAGGAGCTGGATCTTTTTAGATGCTCTGGAGAAGCGAGCCTTTTCTTTCTTAACCGCCTCCTCAAGTCTGTTTCGagcctctctgtcttcctgaAGCTGTTTCTTGTCAAGCTGCCGCTCACTTAAAGCTGCCTCAAGTTCACTTTGCAGCCTTTTGTTGTCAGAAGTAAGTTGTTGCTTCTCATGAGTCAGACGGTCCAGTTCTTCTGCTTGCTTCTGCTGCTGGGAGACAGCAGCCTTATAGTCGCTCTGGAGTGAACAGTTTTTTGCCCGTTCCTGTTTGAGGTCTGAGGCCGACTGATTCACTTTCTCCTCAAGTGACGACAAAATGTTGTCTTTGGTTTCAATCTCACTGTGAAGATTCTGCAGATTGAAGTGGAGGGATTTAATCTCATTGTCTCTCTCCAGACGTTCCTCCTGCAGCTCGATGAGGCGCTCTTTTAGTGCCGTGATTTCAGCACAGTTAACTTTCTCCAtctctgtgatttcttttttgtgcTGGCAAGACGATGCCTCCAGATCCTCCTTGAGCTTCTCAATCTGCTTCTTGTCCTCCTCGAGCGCAGCTGTCATTTCACTCATTGTGACTTTCATCTTGGCTTTGCTCCGTTGTTGCTCTTTCTGTGACTTCTTGAGTTCAGTCACTTGTCCCCTCATGTACTCCATTTCAACACGAAGGCTGTTTCTTTTAGCTTTCTCCTCCTTCATAACCTTTGCAAGAGCGTCGTTTTCTCTTTGCGCTTGCTTCCGGGCTTTTTTCTCTTGAGCCTTAGCAGCTTTTTCCTTCTTCAAGGCCTCTTCAAGTTCAGCGTTggctcttctctcctctttgaGGGCTTTCTGAAGACCAGCTGACTTCTTTGATCTCTCATATTCCTCTTCCGCTTGTTGTCCATCTGCAGTCTTTTTAATGTTATCTCTTGAAATATGTGGATTATCACTGATCTTATTTCTTACTTCATTGAAGGGAGTGGAGCGGTCactttttctgctgctgcagccagaGCGATAactttctctgctgctgtagccgGAGCGGTAactttctctgctgctgtagccgGAGCGGTAactttctctgctgctgtagccgGAGCGGTAactttctctgctgctgcagccagaGCGATAactttctctgctgctgcagacggAGGGCTCCTCCTGAACCTTCACTATTGTTTTCTCCTCAATGATCTCCTCGTTAATTTCCTCCTCAATCTCGTCTCCAATAGAGAAGTGTTTAGAGGGACGATTCTTCTGGAGCCTTGAAGAGTCCAGGAACTCCATGGAGGAGGGTCCTGGTCTAGCTTTCCTCATTTTGTTGTCTTGAAAAAATGACTACTTTACTGATAAAGTGGCTTAATGTAAAACTTAATATAAAACCTGGTTGTTTATAGTCCAACACgaactaaaaataaaagctaaatgccCTCTATGGATTAGTGTCACTGACGTGAATTATGACATCACAGAATCCTTGCTTTGATGTGTCCTCGTAAACATTCTAAATTCCATTTAAAGGGCCAGTACACCAAAATTCCTCAAAAAAAGGCGAAAAGCCTTCTTTGCCCTTTTCCTCTTGCTATATACTGTATTCACCCTATTCTGCGCGTCAACAAGGGGGCGCCATTTTGTTTCCGTTTTGTGTTCGA
It contains:
- the LOC131975035 gene encoding uncharacterized protein LOC131975035, whose protein sequence is MRKARPGPSSMEFLDSSRLQKNRPSKHFSIGDEIEEEINEEIIEEKTIVKVQEEPSVCSSRESYRSGCSSRESYRSGYSSRESYRSGYSSRESYRSGYSSRESYRSGCSSRKSDRSTPFNEVRNKISDNPHISRDNIKKTADGQQAEEEYERSKKSAGLQKALKEERRANAELEEALKKEKAAKAQEKKARKQAQRENDALAKVMKEEKAKRNSLRVEMEYMRGQVTELKKSQKEQQRSKAKMKVTMSEMTAALEEDKKQIEKLKEDLEASSCQHKKEITEMEKVNCAEITALKERLIELQEERLERDNEIKSLHFNLQNLHSEIETKDNILSSLEEKVNQSASDLKQERAKNCSLQSDYKAAVSQQQKQAEELDRLTHEKQQLTSDNKRLQSELEAALSERQLDKKQLQEDREARNRLEEAVKKEKARFSRASKKIQLLEDELSEETLALEKSQTSEKFLKSTLESERERFDKMDDLMYDLQTLRKENADIKAKFSIMEKDYSTITSKHSSLSEQHQGMMSKNNDVISENQVTITKLQCMADALKDQLSESKKSQAEAEDALNQDRTKTSELQQRVDQLTSALEKQRTRSEKYRVELKEALTVQMETLEEKHRLFLSLQKAQDDFSRLHAVSEPFVAQLNSTRPNFICTAL